In Streptomyces sp. Edi2, the following proteins share a genomic window:
- a CDS encoding WYL domain-containing protein gives MKASRLLHLLLLLQARQRITTTELAGRLEVSRRTVLRDVEALSTAGVPVYAERGRNGGIVLLPSARLNASHLEPSELEALSVAGLDSAQLERMGLSAVWESAARKIAARQAAAPGSPSLLQLADLVLVDSTAWFADSEAGVDVSDLASALRHRRRLRIQYRRSAENQASTRVVDPYGIVAKSGRWYLIADDQGNGRLFALERLSSYEQLDAPAALRPSETLRTRWAALKERTEGQGRVSVTVRLPENGLDLARRILGNRIHDVSDAENGWCTVVVRYPDIESVRQLLQFGDHIEILTPETARERISQLARDLVERHSTPAS, from the coding sequence ATGAAGGCTTCGAGGCTGTTGCATCTCTTGCTGCTCCTGCAGGCCCGTCAGCGCATCACCACCACCGAGCTCGCCGGACGTCTGGAAGTGTCTCGGCGGACCGTGCTGCGGGATGTCGAGGCGCTCTCGACAGCAGGTGTGCCTGTCTATGCCGAACGCGGGCGGAACGGCGGGATCGTCTTGCTCCCCAGTGCGCGGCTCAACGCATCGCATCTGGAACCATCAGAGCTGGAGGCACTCTCCGTAGCCGGTTTGGACAGCGCGCAACTTGAGCGTATGGGTCTGTCTGCGGTGTGGGAGTCGGCCGCGCGCAAGATCGCCGCTCGGCAGGCTGCAGCACCTGGATCGCCGAGCCTGCTGCAACTGGCGGACCTGGTGCTGGTAGACAGCACCGCGTGGTTTGCTGACTCAGAGGCAGGGGTCGACGTATCGGATCTGGCCTCGGCACTGCGACACCGCCGCCGGCTGCGAATCCAATACCGGCGCAGCGCCGAGAATCAGGCCTCAACGCGGGTGGTCGACCCGTACGGGATCGTCGCGAAATCCGGTCGCTGGTATCTCATCGCCGATGACCAGGGGAACGGTCGGCTGTTCGCTCTGGAACGACTCTCGTCCTACGAACAACTCGACGCGCCAGCTGCTCTCCGACCAAGCGAAACCCTCCGCACCAGATGGGCCGCGTTGAAGGAACGCACAGAGGGGCAAGGTCGCGTGAGCGTGACCGTCCGCCTGCCAGAAAATGGACTCGACCTGGCGCGGCGCATCCTCGGCAACCGCATCCACGACGTCTCCGACGCGGAAAACGGCTGGTGCACCGTCGTCGTCCGCTACCCCGACATCGAGTCAGTGCGTCAGCTCCTCCAGTTCGGCGACCACATCGAGATACTCACCCCAGAGACAGCCCGCGAACGCATCAGTCAGCTCGCCAGAGACCTGGTTGAAAGGCACTCAACCCCGGCCTCGTGA